In the Nitrospinaceae bacterium genome, one interval contains:
- a CDS encoding adenylate/guanylate cyclase domain-containing protein: MNSPTTFVQNTARRFRESIRETELRGALLFVRAKAGAALLILLMVAVWLVMKPANIPERVAYKAVLGAFMALQLGQLFLLRREMYAQWMPYLFVFLEMATLALALLVPNPLFTEAGLPPQVILHFNNVLPMMLLIAGTALAYSPALVLWSGVCASLFWSIGVAAAWRLPDTLTLLSEPASDIANASQFLAFVYRYNFVDVYGWIRDVVVLLFTSAILAVAVHQTRRFMREHAAAERQRGNLARYFSPNMVDELAASESAFGEAAQHEVAVLFVDIVGYTGLAQKMAPEGVMLFLREFHRRMETEVFAFGGTMDKYIGDAVMASFGAPRQGERDAADALECARGMMRTIAAWNAERATSGEEAGLPPVRIGIGLHFGLAVMGDVGSERHASFAVLGDTTNTANRLEGLTRELDVDVVASQAFLDAVRSEIKIVDRRGDVNADRRVAPPAVVARLEEERRGAVEDRRRAPRLSTDELLTGFVDAGAQALRGREGALRLWTLKADSASGQKSG, encoded by the coding sequence ATGAACAGCCCCACGACGTTTGTTCAGAACACGGCTCGGCGCTTTCGGGAGAGTATTAGGGAAACCGAGCTGCGCGGGGCATTGCTGTTTGTTCGGGCAAAGGCAGGGGCGGCGCTGCTGATTTTGTTGATGGTGGCGGTGTGGCTGGTGATGAAGCCCGCGAATATCCCCGAGCGGGTGGCCTACAAGGCGGTATTGGGGGCGTTCATGGCGCTCCAGTTGGGGCAGCTTTTCTTGCTCCGGCGGGAGATGTATGCGCAATGGATGCCCTATCTGTTTGTTTTCCTTGAGATGGCGACCCTCGCCCTGGCTCTGTTGGTGCCCAATCCACTTTTCACCGAGGCCGGGCTTCCGCCTCAGGTGATACTCCATTTCAACAATGTGTTGCCGATGATGCTGTTGATTGCGGGAACGGCGCTGGCCTATTCGCCGGCGCTGGTCCTCTGGTCGGGGGTGTGCGCCAGCCTTTTCTGGAGCATCGGGGTGGCCGCGGCCTGGCGCCTTCCCGATACGCTAACGCTCCTGAGCGAGCCTGCGAGTGATATTGCCAACGCGAGCCAGTTCCTCGCCTTTGTCTATCGATATAATTTCGTGGACGTCTACGGGTGGATTCGCGATGTGGTGGTGCTCCTGTTCACCTCGGCGATTCTGGCGGTAGCGGTTCACCAGACGCGGCGCTTCATGCGCGAGCACGCCGCCGCCGAGCGCCAACGGGGAAATCTGGCCCGCTATTTCTCCCCCAATATGGTGGATGAGCTGGCGGCCTCGGAATCCGCTTTCGGTGAGGCGGCCCAGCATGAGGTGGCGGTTTTATTTGTGGACATCGTGGGCTACACGGGGCTTGCCCAAAAAATGGCGCCCGAGGGGGTAATGCTTTTTCTACGAGAATTTCATCGCCGGATGGAGACCGAGGTTTTCGCCTTTGGCGGGACGATGGATAAATACATTGGCGATGCGGTGATGGCCAGCTTTGGCGCCCCCCGCCAGGGGGAGCGCGATGCGGCGGATGCGCTGGAATGCGCCCGCGGGATGATGCGCACGATTGCGGCATGGAACGCCGAGCGCGCGACAAGCGGAGAGGAAGCCGGGCTACCGCCCGTTCGAATTGGCATCGGCCTTCATTTCGGGCTGGCCGTCATGGGGGATGTGGGCAGCGAGCGCCACGCCTCGTTCGCGGTATTGGGCGATACGACGAATACGGCGAACCGCCTGGAGGGCCTCACAAGGGAGCTTGATGTGGATGTGGTGGCGAGCCAGGCGTTTCTCGATGCCGTCCGTAGTGAGATTAAAATCGTGGACCGCCGGGGCGATGTTAATGCGGACAGGAGGGTTGCCCCGCCTGCCGTTGTGGCGCGTTTGGAAGAAGAGCGACGGGGTGCCGTAGAAGATCGCAGGCGCGCGCCTCGCTTGAGCACAGATGAGTTGCTCACAGGATTTGTCGATGCCGGGGCGCAGGCGC
- a CDS encoding tetratricopeptide repeat protein — MARSFRKEIKAPDSFQVTVQKVLAWYRTNEKVVLVTAGALIIAIGSFGGYRAWNANLREKAALALVIAESIPNEPDNKKAAQKALEKVSVDFPGTKAGILAKLQLAALLNEGGDHKAAEGEYRGALAASGLGEMDRELARRGLAGSLSLQGKCSEALPIWSEILNTGSLLTQEDLYISQSACLAELGKKAEALKALEGLIEKHPASPFITPELRARMDRLRNG, encoded by the coding sequence ATGGCACGATCTTTTCGTAAGGAAATCAAGGCACCCGACTCGTTTCAGGTCACTGTCCAAAAAGTATTGGCATGGTACAGGACAAATGAAAAGGTCGTGCTGGTAACTGCAGGCGCTTTAATCATTGCAATTGGCTCATTCGGAGGCTATCGAGCTTGGAATGCCAATTTACGTGAAAAAGCGGCGCTGGCGCTCGTTATTGCCGAATCCATACCCAATGAGCCCGATAATAAGAAAGCCGCTCAAAAGGCCTTAGAGAAGGTCTCCGTGGATTTTCCAGGCACTAAGGCGGGGATTCTCGCAAAACTGCAACTCGCGGCACTTCTCAACGAGGGAGGAGACCACAAAGCCGCCGAGGGCGAATATCGAGGGGCGCTCGCGGCAAGCGGTCTCGGGGAGATGGATCGCGAGCTGGCCCGTCGCGGATTGGCTGGCAGCTTGAGTCTCCAGGGCAAATGCTCCGAAGCGCTCCCCATATGGAGCGAAATCCTCAACACAGGTAGCCTCCTGACGCAAGAGGACCTCTACATTTCACAAAGCGCCTGTCTTGCCGAACTGGGCAAGAAAGCCGAGGCGCTAAAAGCCCTCGAGGGGCTCATCGAAAAACATCCGGCAAGCCCATTCATTACGCCCGAGCTTCGGGCCAGGATGGACCGCCTCAGGAACGGCTAG
- a CDS encoding MerR family transcriptional regulator, with product MTEGIEEVPQTQIPDKLFFKIGEVAQLTGTKPHVLRYWESEFKMLRPAKGESGQRIYRRKDVELIFSIKKLLYEENFTIAGAKKQLQKKRSPRSGAASTKEPLNIKDTLTEEPTEDSTQPGLFGNESEIDVQWVKAELTNILQILK from the coding sequence ATGACTGAAGGGATCGAAGAGGTACCCCAGACACAGATCCCGGACAAACTGTTTTTTAAAATTGGAGAAGTGGCGCAATTAACGGGAACGAAACCACATGTTCTGCGATACTGGGAAAGTGAATTTAAGATGCTTCGTCCGGCGAAGGGAGAATCCGGACAACGCATATATCGCAGAAAAGATGTCGAACTCATATTTTCCATCAAGAAACTCCTCTACGAGGAGAATTTCACCATTGCGGGGGCGAAAAAACAACTACAAAAGAAACGCTCTCCGCGCTCAGGGGCGGCTTCGACGAAAGAGCCTCTCAACATAAAAGATACACTGACAGAGGAGCCAACCGAGGACTCGACTCAGCCTGGTCTCTTCGGAAACGAAAGTGAAATTGACGTCCAATGGGTCAAAGCAGAGCTTACTAACATACTCCAAATTTTAAAGTGA
- a CDS encoding SPOR domain-containing protein has translation MAAKGVNLLDDDDSEGEPMEDYEEDLDSGLGSSGSSEKKGGLVKKLIMGLVVLVLLGGGSAAGYYFWWIPKQLQEQKRTEALKRLEELKKQRRAQAKEERAKRKKELALLQKMRAEEEKKPEEAEATETTATLKQQKQTTQEVAPKAMPPIKKESTPLLAPVKSASKPPLIRTKTTPLRKPKMAMAPKPKASRKTSIQKRAPRRKVMSLKKTTAPSKSSKATISRYYSVQVATCRTNKCVNAFSKRLRAKGYTPIVSGRANSSALTSLTEVIIGEFGDNDSAKSLATSAKKKKISASVYQKNDKWLVSVGAYPDLEDAAERLDQVEDSGFRGRLSLKKSIARSTKLRAVRAGKLKNRREALALRARISRSGFPGSYVVRR, from the coding sequence ATGGCTGCAAAAGGGGTCAACCTTCTGGATGATGATGATTCCGAAGGCGAGCCGATGGAAGACTACGAAGAAGACCTAGACAGTGGGTTGGGTTCTTCAGGTTCCTCTGAGAAAAAAGGTGGACTTGTCAAAAAACTCATCATGGGTTTGGTAGTGCTTGTCTTGTTGGGCGGTGGTTCTGCGGCTGGATACTATTTCTGGTGGATACCCAAACAGCTACAAGAGCAGAAAAGAACCGAGGCATTAAAGCGCCTTGAGGAATTAAAGAAACAAAGGCGTGCGCAGGCCAAAGAGGAGAGGGCAAAGCGAAAAAAAGAGCTCGCGCTTCTTCAGAAAATGAGGGCAGAAGAAGAAAAGAAACCCGAGGAAGCAGAAGCAACCGAAACGACAGCCACCCTAAAACAACAGAAACAGACGACCCAAGAAGTTGCACCCAAAGCGATGCCCCCGATCAAAAAGGAAAGCACCCCGCTGCTGGCGCCGGTAAAATCTGCGAGCAAACCGCCACTGATAAGAACGAAGACAACACCTTTAAGAAAACCGAAAATGGCAATGGCTCCGAAGCCTAAGGCTTCGCGGAAAACTAGCATTCAAAAACGTGCGCCGAGACGTAAAGTGATGTCTTTAAAAAAAACCACCGCGCCCTCAAAATCCTCTAAGGCTACAATATCGCGCTACTACAGCGTGCAAGTTGCTACCTGTCGAACGAATAAGTGCGTCAATGCATTTTCTAAACGACTGAGAGCTAAAGGATATACGCCGATTGTATCTGGCCGAGCGAACTCATCTGCTCTCACATCGTTAACCGAGGTGATTATTGGAGAATTTGGCGACAATGACTCCGCAAAATCACTAGCCACAAGCGCGAAAAAGAAAAAAATATCGGCTTCGGTCTATCAAAAAAACGACAAATGGCTTGTGTCGGTGGGGGCGTATCCGGATTTGGAAGACGCAGCTGAACGCCTTGACCAGGTGGAGGATTCTGGTTTTAGGGGGCGATTGTCGTTGAAGAAGAGTATTGCGAGAAGCACGAAACTACGCGCAGTCAGAGCAGGAAAATTGAAGAACAGGCGCGAGGCCTTGGCATTGCGAGCCCGAATTTCACGGTCAGGATTTCCCGGCTCTTATGTGGTTAGGCGTTAA
- the fusA gene encoding elongation factor G, with the protein MATWEMDTLRNFGFLGEGGNGKTSLVEACLYTAGSTDRQGKVDQGNTILDTEPEEIHRTSSITAAMGYADWKKHHLNFLDTPGYSNFIAETVASIRVIDNAIIVLNSHGDLKVTTEKTFNWASQEKIPRFLFVNHMDHELADFLGTIQKAEEFLGTRVAALQLPIGSGGNFKGIVDIVSGKAFTYQPDGNGKGEEGEIPTELADTYDEMRGKLIEFAAEADESLLEKYLEGEALSFDEIVGGLKQGISDGSFLPAFCGCGVKNIGTDALLDTMVHLGASPALRPATSIITDEGEEITLEADPDAPFRALVFRTVVDAFAGKLNLFRVMSGSISSDSSVLNPNKGEKERLGALLFIQGKHQNPVSSKLIPGDIAAVAKLKGTETGDTLCDEKVGGKFAAINYPKPVISYAIVSKNKGDEEKLSTALRRMTDEDPVLTIGRNAQTNDLLLSGLGVLHLEVVIERIKRKYGVEVEMHTPHVPYMETIKGRTKAQGRYKKQTGGKGQFGDTWLEIEPLGRGEGFEFVDKIVGGAIPKTYIPAVEKGIIEAMVNGSLAGYPVTDLKVTLFDGSYHDVDSSEMAFKIAGSMGFKKGMMDCKPMLLEPIVLMDITVPEEYTGDIIGDMNSKRGRVLGMDPLPGGKQTIKTQVPMSEVLNYAPSLRSMTQDRGDFTMEFFHYEEVPGQVAGKVISEATAAQEEE; encoded by the coding sequence ATGGCCACATGGGAGATGGATACTCTTCGAAATTTTGGTTTTCTAGGTGAGGGCGGAAACGGAAAGACTTCCCTTGTGGAGGCATGTTTATATACGGCCGGCAGCACTGACCGCCAGGGGAAAGTAGATCAAGGCAATACAATTCTTGACACTGAACCCGAGGAAATCCATCGGACTTCATCCATTACAGCGGCCATGGGCTACGCCGACTGGAAAAAACATCACCTTAATTTTCTGGATACACCTGGCTATTCCAATTTCATAGCGGAAACAGTCGCCTCCATCCGAGTTATTGACAATGCCATTATCGTCCTCAACTCCCACGGAGACCTCAAGGTCACAACGGAAAAAACTTTCAATTGGGCCAGCCAAGAGAAAATACCTCGATTCTTATTCGTCAACCACATGGACCACGAACTAGCCGATTTCCTCGGTACAATTCAAAAGGCTGAAGAATTTCTTGGGACACGGGTTGCGGCCCTCCAACTCCCTATTGGAAGCGGGGGGAATTTTAAAGGTATTGTAGATATCGTTTCTGGGAAGGCCTTCACCTACCAGCCAGATGGAAACGGAAAAGGCGAGGAAGGGGAGATACCAACTGAATTAGCTGATACCTACGATGAAATGAGAGGTAAATTAATCGAATTCGCGGCGGAAGCAGACGAGTCCCTTCTTGAGAAATATCTTGAGGGCGAGGCCCTCAGCTTCGATGAAATTGTCGGTGGGCTAAAGCAAGGGATCAGCGATGGTTCTTTTCTTCCCGCCTTTTGTGGGTGTGGCGTCAAGAACATTGGTACAGACGCGCTCCTGGATACGATGGTCCATCTTGGCGCGTCACCAGCTCTCAGGCCCGCCACGAGCATCATTACAGACGAGGGCGAGGAAATAACCCTAGAGGCCGACCCTGACGCTCCGTTCCGAGCTCTGGTTTTTAGGACGGTTGTCGATGCTTTCGCTGGCAAGCTAAATCTCTTTAGGGTTATGTCCGGTTCCATATCCTCCGACTCCTCTGTATTAAACCCCAACAAAGGCGAAAAGGAGCGCCTCGGCGCCCTGTTGTTTATTCAAGGGAAACATCAAAATCCTGTCTCATCAAAACTGATTCCTGGGGACATCGCGGCAGTGGCTAAACTGAAGGGTACAGAAACCGGTGACACGCTTTGCGATGAAAAAGTGGGTGGCAAATTCGCCGCAATTAACTATCCAAAGCCAGTAATATCGTATGCGATCGTATCTAAGAACAAAGGGGATGAAGAAAAACTAAGCACGGCTCTAAGGCGGATGACGGATGAAGATCCAGTATTGACAATTGGCAGAAATGCCCAGACAAACGACCTTTTATTGTCCGGACTGGGGGTATTACACCTTGAGGTCGTAATTGAAAGAATAAAACGAAAATATGGCGTAGAAGTTGAAATGCACACTCCGCATGTCCCCTACATGGAGACGATAAAGGGCCGTACCAAAGCGCAGGGACGATACAAGAAACAAACTGGCGGCAAGGGGCAATTTGGAGACACTTGGCTTGAAATTGAACCCTTGGGCCGGGGCGAGGGATTTGAATTCGTCGACAAAATAGTGGGCGGGGCTATTCCCAAAACCTACATCCCTGCGGTCGAGAAAGGGATAATCGAGGCCATGGTAAATGGATCGCTCGCTGGCTATCCCGTCACTGATCTCAAGGTTACACTTTTCGATGGTAGTTATCATGATGTGGACAGCTCCGAGATGGCGTTTAAAATTGCTGGCTCCATGGGATTCAAGAAGGGTATGATGGATTGTAAGCCGATGTTGCTTGAACCAATCGTGCTCATGGATATAACCGTTCCTGAAGAATATACGGGTGACATAATCGGCGACATGAACTCAAAGCGCGGTCGGGTTTTGGGAATGGATCCTCTGCCTGGAGGAAAACAAACGATCAAGACTCAGGTGCCCATGTCCGAAGTATTAAATTATGCACCCTCGCTACGATCCATGACCCAGGATCGGGGTGATTTCACAATGGAATTTTTCCATTACGAGGAAGTTCCCGGTCAAGTCGCGGGAAAAGTCATTTCTGAGGCTACCGCCGCTCAAGAAGAAGAATAA
- the der gene encoding ribosome biogenesis GTPase Der, which translates to MPLPVLVIVGRPNVGKSTLFNRLVGKKQAIVIPEPGVTRDRHYGTGECEGTPFMAVDTGGIADPEEDPFRPQITRQAAAAIEEGDVVIFLVDGLEGPLPGDELIAEMVRTSGKTALLVVNKTDTNIAKDSVWDFFGLGFGEPKSISAEHGAGVADMLEVAIGLCHTQTPEEDTSEGEIRVAIVGRPNVGKSSLVNKLLGEERSLVSPVPGTTRDPVDSVLLRENTTYRFVDTAGIRKRGKVGDNKVEAVSMILAFRSIERAEVILLVLDANDGPKAIDAQIARHIIDSGRACAILLNKWDLVNKDEKSFDENVKSVHKKLIHLDFAPVVSLSALTGQRTERIYSLIDKVIAAHRRRISTGKLNQSIERWTKAHPPPSGRTGRRPKILYATQASVAPPQIVIFAARTEKLPEAQYRRFLENRIREEFDFEGTSLRVSFRRRESKGSTNKNRRAERPKNRKSRSKPGNRPSRKRA; encoded by the coding sequence ATGCCATTACCAGTTCTCGTCATCGTAGGCCGCCCCAACGTGGGCAAATCCACTCTTTTCAACCGTCTTGTTGGAAAAAAACAGGCTATTGTGATCCCTGAGCCCGGCGTTACGCGAGATCGGCACTACGGAACAGGTGAGTGTGAAGGAACTCCTTTTATGGCCGTTGACACAGGCGGCATTGCGGACCCCGAGGAAGACCCTTTTCGCCCCCAGATCACTCGCCAGGCGGCAGCTGCCATCGAGGAAGGCGACGTAGTGATTTTCCTTGTTGACGGCCTCGAGGGCCCTCTTCCGGGCGATGAACTTATTGCCGAGATGGTCCGCACATCCGGGAAAACGGCTCTTCTCGTTGTTAATAAGACGGACACAAATATAGCCAAAGATAGTGTGTGGGATTTTTTCGGTCTCGGCTTTGGTGAACCGAAATCGATATCGGCCGAACACGGAGCGGGTGTTGCGGACATGCTAGAGGTGGCCATTGGGCTATGTCACACACAGACGCCCGAGGAGGATACCTCTGAGGGAGAAATACGCGTCGCCATAGTCGGGCGCCCGAACGTGGGGAAATCCTCGCTCGTTAACAAATTACTCGGAGAGGAGCGCTCATTAGTCAGCCCCGTTCCGGGAACCACACGCGACCCTGTCGATTCCGTGTTGCTGCGAGAAAATACGACCTACCGATTCGTCGATACGGCGGGAATTCGCAAGAGAGGAAAAGTGGGGGATAATAAGGTCGAGGCCGTTAGCATGATTCTCGCTTTTCGCAGTATTGAAAGGGCAGAAGTCATATTGCTCGTTCTAGATGCTAATGATGGCCCAAAGGCCATCGACGCCCAGATAGCTCGGCATATCATCGACTCTGGCCGCGCTTGCGCAATTTTGCTCAACAAATGGGATTTGGTGAATAAAGATGAAAAAAGCTTCGATGAAAACGTTAAATCCGTCCACAAAAAGTTGATCCATCTCGATTTTGCACCTGTTGTTTCCTTATCGGCCCTGACCGGCCAGCGAACAGAGCGAATTTATAGCCTCATCGATAAAGTCATCGCGGCGCACAGGCGCCGGATTTCAACAGGAAAACTCAATCAATCGATCGAGCGTTGGACCAAGGCCCATCCACCCCCATCTGGCAGGACCGGCAGACGCCCTAAAATTCTCTATGCGACCCAAGCATCGGTGGCACCACCACAAATAGTGATTTTCGCCGCACGGACAGAAAAATTACCTGAGGCGCAGTACCGCCGTTTCCTCGAAAACCGAATCAGAGAAGAATTCGACTTTGAGGGCACATCCTTGCGGGTGAGCTTCAGGAGGCGCGAGTCAAAAGGCAGCACGAATAAGAATCGGCGAGCAGAGAGACCCAAAAACAGAAAAAGCCGCTCTAAACCTGGGAATCGCCCCTCTCGCAAGAGGGCCTAG
- a CDS encoding N-acetylmuramoyl-L-alanine amidase yields MFWLVLGLAVFFLSVDSASGATKKVTALRHFSTEGYTRVVLHLNRESINFRDGMLKNPPRVFVDIPSGQLISGFKMPSFSSTSLARKLRVGRPSKNTIRLVVELRNPNIHHRVFSLSSPNRIVIDLRETRVKRAKTPSLQTPKPSRRQRPALSEKKSNTRATAPLKEKSTSSVEKRRSLDMTARFQVGLGRIVLDPGHGGKDPGATGLYGLVEKNLTLDISRKIAATLRKHLPPGNKVILTRNRDRFIELAKRTSFANQQDADIFISIHINSSPAGKTRGLETYLLAEASTPRALELAARESGTTVARMSDLQKILNDLMLRSKVTESHQLAMDVQGKTLSTLRRRYANAKDLGVKRGPFYVLVGAQMPSILIEMGFVTNRVEARRLRAQKFRLLLSKGVARGILKFAGIPTHRLK; encoded by the coding sequence GTGTTTTGGCTTGTTCTTGGATTAGCTGTTTTTTTTCTGAGTGTAGATTCGGCCTCAGGGGCGACCAAGAAAGTCACGGCTCTCCGTCATTTTTCAACGGAGGGCTACACAAGGGTCGTTCTGCACCTAAATCGCGAATCGATTAACTTTCGGGACGGGATGTTGAAAAATCCTCCCCGTGTTTTTGTGGACATTCCATCCGGTCAATTGATATCCGGATTCAAAATGCCCTCGTTTTCCAGCACCAGTCTTGCCCGAAAACTCCGAGTAGGGCGCCCCTCGAAAAATACGATCCGGCTCGTTGTCGAACTTCGAAACCCCAACATTCACCATCGTGTATTCTCACTTTCGAGCCCGAATCGAATCGTAATCGACCTTAGGGAAACTCGGGTCAAACGAGCTAAAACTCCTAGTCTGCAAACGCCTAAGCCTTCGCGCAGGCAACGACCAGCGTTATCCGAAAAAAAATCTAATACGCGCGCCACCGCTCCTTTAAAAGAAAAATCGACCTCATCAGTTGAGAAACGCCGTTCTTTGGACATGACGGCACGCTTTCAGGTCGGTCTCGGCAGGATTGTCCTTGATCCTGGGCATGGGGGTAAAGATCCTGGCGCTACAGGCTTGTACGGGCTGGTAGAGAAAAATTTAACCCTCGACATATCCCGAAAAATTGCCGCCACGCTTCGCAAGCACCTTCCTCCAGGCAATAAAGTCATTTTGACCCGTAATCGGGATCGCTTCATCGAACTTGCCAAAAGAACCTCATTCGCCAATCAACAGGATGCGGATATTTTTATTTCCATTCATATAAACAGCTCGCCTGCAGGAAAAACGAGAGGACTTGAGACATATCTGTTAGCAGAGGCCTCCACCCCTCGAGCCCTTGAGCTTGCCGCGAGGGAAAGTGGAACAACGGTTGCACGAATGAGCGACTTGCAAAAAATCCTGAACGATCTGATGCTCCGCTCCAAGGTTACTGAATCTCACCAATTAGCAATGGACGTTCAGGGGAAAACGCTCTCGACACTCAGGAGGCGCTACGCAAACGCAAAGGATTTGGGCGTCAAACGCGGTCCTTTTTATGTTCTTGTAGGCGCTCAAATGCCTAGTATCCTTATCGAGATGGGCTTTGTAACCAATAGAGTCGAGGCTCGGCGCCTGCGTGCACAGAAGTTTCGATTGCTTCTTTCCAAAGGTGTTGCACGAGGAATCTTGAAATTTGCGGGCATTCCAACACATCGGCTGAAATGA
- a CDS encoding adenosylhomocysteinase: protein MNYDIKDKELAKQGALRMEWAERSMPVLNSICERFEREKPLKGIKISACLHVTTETGVLMKTLVAGGADACICASNPLSTQDDLAATLVVNENIPVFAIKGENRETYYNHMKAALDAEPNITMDDGADLVTEILTERKELIPNIIGSTEETTTGVIRLRAMANDNILQFPVIAVNDANTKHFFDNRYGTGQSTLDGIIRATNRLLAGSVFVVSGYGWCGKGLASRARGMGANVIVTEVDPLPALEAVMDGFSVMPMSEAAKRGNFFCTVTGDKGVIRMEHINAMPDGAIISNSGHFDVEIDMETLEKEAKDKREIRPLVEEYTLRDGRRVVVIGGGRLVNLATAEGHPSAVMDMSFANQALAAEYLVKEAKNLDKKVYSVPQDIDDNIAKLKLENMGVKIDTLTPEQEEYLSSWQFGT from the coding sequence ATGAATTACGACATTAAAGATAAAGAGCTGGCCAAACAAGGTGCCCTCAGGATGGAATGGGCAGAACGTAGCATGCCCGTACTTAATTCGATTTGTGAGAGATTCGAGCGCGAAAAACCCCTCAAGGGAATTAAAATAAGCGCCTGCCTCCATGTTACGACGGAAACCGGCGTATTGATGAAAACTTTAGTTGCCGGTGGTGCCGATGCATGTATTTGCGCCTCGAACCCCCTTTCAACGCAGGACGACCTGGCAGCTACACTTGTTGTCAACGAAAATATCCCTGTATTTGCTATCAAGGGCGAGAACCGGGAAACCTATTACAACCACATGAAAGCGGCTCTCGACGCCGAGCCCAATATCACGATGGATGACGGTGCTGATCTTGTTACCGAGATCCTGACTGAGCGCAAAGAACTTATCCCGAATATTATTGGCAGCACGGAGGAGACCACGACTGGGGTTATCCGTCTTCGCGCTATGGCCAACGACAACATTCTTCAGTTTCCCGTTATTGCAGTGAACGACGCCAACACAAAGCATTTTTTCGATAATCGCTACGGAACGGGCCAAAGCACACTTGACGGAATTATCCGGGCGACGAACCGCCTCCTTGCCGGATCTGTTTTTGTCGTATCCGGCTACGGTTGGTGCGGCAAAGGACTTGCTAGCCGGGCTCGGGGAATGGGTGCCAACGTAATTGTTACAGAGGTTGATCCGTTGCCTGCTTTAGAGGCCGTTATGGACGGGTTCAGCGTCATGCCGATGAGCGAGGCTGCTAAAAGGGGGAATTTCTTCTGTACGGTAACGGGCGACAAAGGCGTTATCCGCATGGAGCATATTAATGCGATGCCTGATGGTGCCATTATCTCCAATTCCGGTCATTTTGATGTCGAAATCGACATGGAAACTCTTGAAAAAGAAGCCAAAGACAAGCGGGAAATTAGGCCCTTGGTGGAAGAATATACTCTGAGAGATGGCCGGAGAGTTGTCGTTATTGGAGGAGGGAGGCTTGTCAATTTGGCGACAGCAGAAGGGCATCCGAGTGCGGTGATGGACATGAGTTTCGCCAATCAGGCCCTTGCAGCTGAATACTTGGTCAAGGAAGCCAAGAATCTCGACAAAAAAGTATATTCGGTTCCTCAGGACATTGACGATAATATCGCAAAGCTTAAGCTTGAGAATATGGGTGTGAAAATCGACACGTTAACCCCCGAGCAAGAAGAATACCTTAGCAGTTGGCAGTTCGGAACCTGA